tcctctaagTGCTCTTTCTTGTCCCAAAGCTGACATCTATCACTGCAATCCAAGTAGCTCCAGCAAGGAGCAACAGAGAGAATATCCTCAGTGGGCTGAGAACCTCCTCATTGTTTCTTCAGGTTCTCCATCTCTCTTCACATTACAGACAAGATCGGCAATCAAACAATTGATTTAAAACAATGTTAATCCCTACTGAATCTGTTCAGCATTGACCAAAATAGCCTTTGCACTTTCAACCATATTTTCAATTTTCCAATAATCTCTTAAACAGGTGTATGAGGTATCTGCCAAAATGGGGTTAAGATTTGCGGAACTCAATCCAATTCAAATGATCTATATCAGGACCAGCCAAGTTCGACTGCTATACAAACAATAGCATTGGTAAAACATATGTTATTGCACATCATCAGAGTAaggtacaaaataaaattaaaaaagaaacttGATGAACAAAATGATCAAGGAAAGACCGGATGTACCTTTTAGCAGCTTTAGCTGCAAGTTTGCTCTGCCCTATTGACACACGTAACTTTCCACTTCCTGCCTGTCCAAGCATACCATATCCTTCACCCAAGCCATCACCTGAGGATAATCAACCAAAACAATAAGAAAGTCTTGTGTGATATGCCCAGAAAACATATCTAGAACAAATCAGTTCTTCTCTCTCTACCATATTGCAAATGATCTGACAATAGTAAATGAAGTTCAATGTACGAATATATTCAAGTATgaactaataattattttaatgatCTAAGATAGATAGTCAGCTACATTATCATAATAAAATTATGCAAGAGAAAATAAATGTTCAGAAATTAGGAGGACCTTGAACCTTAAAAAAGTAAAGTTCATAACTGACAACAACAGCACTCATTTGGAAGCTAATGAGTTAAAAATTGCACCAAAGCCAACATTAATGGAAACATGTACATGTTATAGATGAAGTTGGCATTTGGCAATAGACAACTGCAACAACTTACAAAGCCCTTAAAATTGTCAAACAATGTATTGATATTTTGCATGAGCACTGCAACATCATGTCAAAACTTAAACAAATGAGATCCAACTCACATATCAAGCATTAAACCACAGACTGGCATTCTAAGTTGCCTAATACAaccatttaatatatatatatagtaaacaGCAATCATCAGAAAAGAATATCACTTGTCTACTCACCTAAAGAGCTCTCTTCTGGCACTCCAAATTGCATCCTATTTGCCAGCTTCATCATATCTGTCACTGCATATCTGTCAAATATACATGAAATTTTAGTACGTGTACCTTCCAATATTAAACATGTAAAGGGAGTATTTACTTTTCCAAGTACTTTTGTGTGAAAATACAACCTTTCTTTCATTTTCCTCAACCGACGGCCACCTCTCTTCTTTTTGGGCTCAGAATCTGGAACTGGAAGAGGTTTTGGTTGCTTAGCAGGGGGTGGTTCCTgccatttttcaatctttttaAGGATTTCATCTCGCAAGTTTCTTCCAGCCTTTCCTGTTGGATCCCCTCTAGTAGAATCTACCCTTGCAGCTAGAGTTGATTTTGATGCCAATAGCCGGCAAGCACGAGTTCTAAGAGAAGGAGGGGTGCTTTGGAAAATCTCAGCTTGCTCAAGATAACCTACACGGAATTGAGAGGTTGCAGTGGAAAATCCAGCAAGTGTCTTTTTCTTTGCCCCAAGAAGCTGAACATTACAAGCAGGCATTTTTGCTAATGCAGACAAACCACCAGCAATGCCCATAAGTTTAGCCGCAACTGCACTTCCAATAATTGCTGAAAGATTTGGTGCAATATAGCCCATTCTACTCTCAACAAAATCAAGCACTTTCTTTTTTGCAAGGTCAAGAGCAAGGGCTCTATCACATGCATCAATTGTTTTATTCAGATTTTCTTTGGAAAGAGGCTTCCCGCTTGTGGTTGATGCTGTCACAGAAATAACCATAATAATAGCTGAAGGTAGAAGACCCTCCAAATCAACAAGGGTTAAGTCCACTTCATTTCCAATCTTCTTAACAACACGAGCATAATCAATTGGATGATGAACAAGGGACTCGAGCTCTGGAAACTTTGGTCGGTATTTGTCTCGAATAAAGTTGTGAATTATAAGAATCTCATTTTCAATATCCACAGATAAAGCATTACAGTCAACAATGAGTTGGTACTCAGGATCATCCTCCAACACTATACCAGCACTAGAAATATCTGTTCCTTTCTCTAGTGCATTGTCCACTTTCTGAaattaaaagaaagataaaagaaaagaaaaaggcatAACATTTAATCCTAGTCAGTCCATATTCACTTCACCATaataaacctaaaagaatgactcaaggaaaaaaaaaactaagtaaaaCTAGGATCCATAACAGAACTATGTAGACAGTTCCTGATAGGCAAATTACTAGATTTATATTCTGTTATTTGTTTGGATTAGAAATAAGGGaaagataaatgaaaaataaGTATATATTTAACAAAGACAATCACTCGAGGAATTGCATATGATAGCCCTAGGAGAAACaggaaacaagaaaaagaaaagtataatCATAAAGTAAATCCATGAAAACATGATAATATTGGGTCATTATCGGAAACCTATTCAAAGAATTTAAGGAGTTCAATTAGATGGCAATAGAAAAAGGTATTAGGAGCTTGACTCTGACCTGCATGATATCATTGTATCTTTGTGTCTTTTGCAACTTTGAAACACTATCAAGATCATCAtaattaagagattcaatgtccGGCATGTCACCTTCAGTATCTTCTTCCATAGCTGCAGCATCAAGATCCTCATCATCCTGATAGAAAATATCCATCAGCAATGACCGACAAAAGAGAGAATGAAAGCACAGATCAACTCACAAGATGGGCTTCATTGTCAGATAACTCATCAAGATCAGCCAAGAATGAATCTGCAAGGCTAGCCTGCACACATTACAGGTAAATTCAATGAAATCGACTTGTAGATGTCAAGTCTTAACTATCATAAAACAATCATGAAATTTTATAAAAGTGGATGCATCTAAAGAAAAGTGACGAACATCAAAGTCTCAGTAAACATTACAAAATATACCAAATTAATTCCAACGCGAGAACACAACAGATGTTTGCCTTGCCAGAGAAATAAGTATGTCATCAACAAACCCATATCGAAGAGGTAGAACCAATAAATTTTCTCTCGCAGTTATGAGCACTATATTATTTCACGTTACCTAGATTTTTATAGATCTGTAAAGTACGGCTTGATAGTGATAAAAGGTTACCATATGATAACAATGAGACTTGAATTAATTAACAGACTATGTTCCTTCAGCAAGTTCATTTTCTTAGCAACATGTTCATCAAAAGGATACACCTACAAATTCAAAGACAAACTGAGCATCCCCGGTTGAGGCTAATCATATTTAAACCTGTAGGGTGAATAAAAATTCAGGGGGAAAAAATCATCTTTTCGCTTCTCAGCTACCCCCTTTAGGCTTCGCGATACCCAAACTTATATATGCGTAGTAAAATCCATTTAATAAAAATTACAATCTCAAGTAAGAAGGAACAGGTGCAATACTGACCATGGATTCTGCGACTGGGTTCGCGGCAAAGAAGAGGTCGACCAAGGCAACACAGCCGCCGATGTAGATCTACAAAAGAGCGAAGAGAGAATCATCTCCGACAGACGGTGATTAGGGCTGGAAATGAGTCAGCTAGATTGTGATCGATTATCAA
The genomic region above belongs to Zingiber officinale cultivar Zhangliang chromosome 11A, Zo_v1.1, whole genome shotgun sequence and contains:
- the LOC122031770 gene encoding U4/U6 small nuclear ribonucleoprotein Prp31 homolog encodes the protein MASLADSFLADLDELSDNEAHLDDEDLDAAAMEEDTEGDMPDIESLNYDDLDSVSKLQKTQRYNDIMQKVDNALEKGTDISSAGIVLEDDPEYQLIVDCNALSVDIENEILIIHNFIRDKYRPKFPELESLVHHPIDYARVVKKIGNEVDLTLVDLEGLLPSAIIMVISVTASTTSGKPLSKENLNKTIDACDRALALDLAKKKVLDFVESRMGYIAPNLSAIIGSAVAAKLMGIAGGLSALAKMPACNVQLLGAKKKTLAGFSTATSQFRVGYLEQAEIFQSTPPSLRTRACRLLASKSTLAARVDSTRGDPTGKAGRNLRDEILKKIEKWQEPPPAKQPKPLPVPDSEPKKKRGGRRLRKMKERYAVTDMMKLANRMQFGVPEESSLGDGLGEGYGMLGQAGSGKLRVSIGQSKLAAKAAKRFKEKQYGSGGATSGLTSSLAFTPVQGIELTNPQALGNQLGSGTQSTYFSETGTFSKIIKRA